DNA sequence from the Synergistaceae bacterium genome:
CTGTACGTCTGTCAATGTGATGGTGTTGTCACAGTCAAACATCGCCCAGGGTCTATTTTCCGGATTGTAGTTGACATTGTTTCTTCCGAAAGCATCGAACATCTGGTTGATGACTTTCTTTGACCAGGGTGCCCAATTCTTCTCTGTGAGGTACTGTGTGGGTTTCTTGGCATAAATCTCAGGGATCGTTGTTGCTGCCATTGCGACACATGAAAACACCATGATTGCTGCAAGTGCTAACATTACTACTCTGGTATACTTCTTGACCATAATAACAAACACTCCTTCCAGATTTACGGTGCACAGTAGATTGTAAATTATAGACTAAAAAGTTTTTTAAAAAATAGGAATAAATCAATAAGCAAAGTACGATAAGTCGCAACCGCTAATCAGCCCGTATGTCTTGTGAACACTCACTTTTATTTAGAGTGTTGCTAACAGCTATTCTGCGACGCTAACACTTTAAATAAAGTATCACAAACTTTACCTATTGTCAAAAAAATGTTGCCTTTTATTTCATTAAGTGAGGGCATTATGCAAAAGATTCAAGCCTACACAATGCCCACACTTAAGTTTTATAACTTTTTAAATTAATTCGCCCCAGTTCGCCGGATAGACGAAATAAGCGTATCTTGCGTGACTTGGAGTTTGGAAATGAATCTTTGTGTTCTTTGGAATGTAGATGATATCGCCGGGATAGCCTGTTACTATTCGACCATCGACTACGATCTCAAGTACGCCTGAAAGAACTACATCATATTCATCGTAAGTAAGAGTCCACTCAAAGCTTGTATTGTCGAGCTCCATTATTCCGGCGCCCATTCTGGGAGCCTCTTCAAGCGTTACAACATCTTTGAGAGCAACTCCATCCTGCTCAAAGCGTTCACATTTTACTGTGTCTGATTTGATTAGAATCACTCCACTTGGGTCTTTTTTCTTAACAAAATCCTGTTCCTGCTTGCCCATGGATTCGTTTAAGACCTGAGTTACTATGTCACGTATTAACTGTTCACTTCTGTTCACTGTTCTCACAACCTTTCAGGCTAACTTGCAAAGGTGTTATTTGCTGTTTTTTACTGAGGATTCCACCTTTGAAAGAAGCATCGGAGCAAGGATTAGAGAAAGGATAACTGCCGTGATACCGGCAACAAGCTTACCTACAACAACAGGGAATATCATTTCTGCATTTGCTCCGGCTGTAAATCCAAGGTGATCGCCAAAGACAAATGCTGCTGATACTGCAAATGCTACGTTTATAAGTTTGCCCTTTGCATTCATCTTATCAAGGATGTTAAACATGGCAATGTTGTTTGCAAGTGTTGCTACCAATCCGGCTGAACCTTCTTCGTTCATACCAAGGAGGCCTCCAACTTTTTCAAGCGCTGTACCGAATGTTCTTGTAATCCATTTGACCATCGGGAAAGCACCAATCAAGACGACTGCGATCTGTCCGCATATCAAGAGACCTTCTTCTAGAGGAATGACTCCGTTGTTCTTTTCAGGGTCTACCATAATATCAAAAAGCGGGAAGTGTATCCCTGTGATATATTCAAATACGGCAATGGCTGTGAAGATTGTGATAAGAACGGTTACTGCCGTTCCGAATTTGTTAAATCCACGAATCATACGATCGGGAACAAACCAAAGTCCGACACAGATTGCACCTGCAATGATTATAACGGGAATCAAGTTAACAAGTACTGTCGCCATGCTAATTTTGTAGGGTGTCAAATTCATCACAAGTCCACCTGCAATACAGCCGAGAGGAATTGTAATAAGTCCGGCAAGTACACCGGCGCCTAAGTAGGGGCGATCTTCAGGTTTAATGATTGAAAGAGCAACGGGGATTGTGAAGACAATCGTCGGGCCCATCATTGTTCCGAGAATCAATCCGGCAAAGTTTCCTACGCTGGCGTCTGAAGCGAGCTCCATTGCCAAGGGGTAGCCGCCCATGTCGCAAGCAAGAAGAGTCGTTGCAAACATTGAGGGGTCTGCTCCTAGTAGGCCATAAATGGGAACTATTATCGGCTTGAGAATAATGGCAAGCACGGGTGCTGCCGCCACAACTCCGGCCATAGCAATTGCGAGAGGCCCCATGGCTTCAAATCCGTTGTCAAACTCTTCTCCATATCCGAGCTTATTGCCGCGAATCTTGTCAATGGCTCCGACCAACATGAAGATCATCATAATCATTAGTATTACTGAGTTTACCGAGATATTGCTAATCCATTCACCGAAACTCTCTGTAAAAACTGAGAAATTGGTAATGTTTTCAATTAGTTCGTTAAACACACAAAATACCCCCTGTTCTTATTATGGTAGTTCTTATAGCAAACTATCTAAAAGATAAGGTGAAGGACGTGGGATGACTGCCGTGCTGACAAGAAGTTCGGCGTCTTTGCTTGCTGCTGTTACGGCAGCTCTTACGGCACCGACATCTCCTGTCAACGTCACATATCCTTTGCCTCCAACCGCGAAACCGATACGGACTTCAATTAAAGTGATTTGAGCTGCTTTTGCAGCAGTATCTGCCGCAAGAATAGCTGATGCCACTGAGTAAAATTCAAGAACACCTACAGCGCCGAGTTGAGTGACCTGTGTGGTCATAGACACGGCCGGAATGAGCTGTTCGTGTACATTTGAGATAAGCAATTTGTCTACCAAATGTTCAGCTGCATGTGCCGTTCCTTCTCTCATAGACGCGGTGACATCACCCACTCCACCACCTACGATTACAACATATTTACCGGGGCAGATGGTGCTAGCACGCAATAATTCAACTTGAGCCGCCTTAACCATAAAGTCACAGGTCTCTATCCCCCTGGCAATACTGTTTAATTCGACCATACCTATAGCGTGTCTCATTTGTAATTATCTCCCCCCTTTAGAGTGGATGAGTGCGCCTTGAGCACTCACTTCTTTTACAGTGCCACTTACACTTGAGTGTATGTTTGCAGAGATGCCTTCCTGAGCTGCGGCAATTAGCTGTCCTTTTTCAACAGTATCTCCGGCTTTTATCTGAGAAAGTGCCGGTCTCCCGATATGCTGACTGAAAGGTATAAATACAGTCTCAGGTGTAATGCTGATGCATCCGTCCTGCAGTTTATTGTAGTAATATTTTGTGAGTCCCAGACGTGCAACAAGCCTGCTTGTCGGCACCCTTCTCCCATCAAGGCCATCTCTTGTCTTAGGTTCGTTGTTGCGTGCCTTATCAAGTCCTTTTTCTCTTATCTTCCCTTTGAAGTAAGAGTTGACTTTTGCTGGCGACAGCAACATTGGACAGGAGAAAACTTCGCATATTCTACAATCACAGCAGTTTAATGCACTGCCAAAACTTCTAATGTATTCTTCGTCGTCTTTGATAATGTCTTCTCTCCAAAAATTACGCATGACCAAGTGCGGCTGTATATCATGTCCCAACAGATAGCGAGGACAGAGATCGGTACACATGCGGCACTGAATACAGGCACTTCTTGTCTGATGACGGAACTTTTCTATGGGATCAGCCGCCCAGGTGACGAGATAATGCGTCGGAGAAAGAACTATGACGTTGCCTGTTGTCTTCGTCACGACAGCTTTATCGATCCCTTCCTTGTCGGAAATAACTTGCCCCATCATGGGTCCGCCAACGATAATTGCATAATCTTTGATTAGTGGATCTGCTTTTTCAATACATTCACGAAGCGAGGTGCCAATGGGCACATTTAACATAATTGTCTTCGCGACTTCTCCTGTTATTGAAAGGTACTTGTCTATAACAGGTTTGTCCTGTGTTACAGCTTCGTATAGATTGAGCATTGTGCCAACGTTGTTGACAACGGTTCCAACGTTAAGTGGAAGACCTCTTTCAGGAACAACACGCCCCGTGACAAACTCGACTATCGTCTGTTCATCTCCGGCAGGATAAAAGGTGGGCATTTTTGAAATTTCAATCTTTGCTCCTGCTTTTTTTATGGCAGCTTCAAGTGCGGCTATTTCAGCTTTGTATTTCCCCTTTATAGCAAACACTATCTTTGTTGCGCCTATCTGTTCTGCAGCCATAACGGTACCGGCAACTACCTCATCAGCAAATTCGCGGCAGAGATATTTGTCTGTCTCGATTAGAGGCTCGCACTCTGCTGCGTTAAGGATAAAGTACTCCGCTTTAGCGTTTAACTTAACGTCAGTCGGGAAGCCGGCGCCTCCTGCTCCGACTATTCCGGCTGATTTAACTTTTTCGATTAAATTCATATCCGTACTCACGCCTTCTTATATGACGCTCTCGTCAACTTCGTGGTCATCCACGATAGCAATGACGGATGCGTCAACGGGATTTGACCTGTCCCCTGTTGCACTGCGGGCAGAGCTTCCGGTGACAAAGATTACTGTCTCTCCAACACCGGCTCCGATCATGTCCGTAGCAACAATGGGAACTCCGTCAGATGATCCGCTTGCGATATTTATAGGCTGCAACAAGAGCATCTTAAGGCTGGCAAGCTTAGGTTCTTTTCTTGTTGCCCAAATATTGCCTATGACTTTTGCAACTCTCATTTCTCAGCCCTCCTCAATATCTTATTCACATCTAACAATTTCAATTTTGTTCTTGGTGGCATATTCCTGAGCGACATCTGTGACTATCGTTTTTTCTCCGACGGTGACGCAAGTCACGTTCTCATCAAAGGCAAGACGCATGTCTCTTTCAGTTACCACTCTCTTCGTAATTCTTTTTTCTTTTTTAGCAACGGGTGCGGCTAAAGAAGTACAAGTACTTCCTGAGCTACAGCTCGTGTCAGGTATGTTGCAGGAAGACGGAGTAGCAGAAGCTTCTGCCTGATTCAACTTGGCAAGAACACGAGTCAATATCTCGGTTACTAATGCATCATAATCCATCTTCTCACCCCCCTCTTTAGCTCAAATTTTTGCAGTTCATCGCAATCCCGGCCGATGTGACCAGGAACGGATCTTTGGGTCTATATGTTTTTATGCCTGTTACCGCTTCAAAAACCTGTTCAATCCCGTCGATACGACAAGTTCCGCCACATAAATATATAGCTTCCACTTCATCTTTATTGACATGACGGTCAACAATCGTCGCCATCTTTTCTAAAACAGGCCTTACTATTGGAAATATCTCTCCATGGCGTGAACGGGTTCTTTTGATTTTTTCCGCTTCGGCAACTGTGATTTTGTAATTACCAGCCAGTACTAAATTTAGATGTGTGCCTCCTGTTGCCTCGTCGTATATCTCTGTTACAGCACCGTCTTTTATTACGGAAAGACCTGTTGTGCCGCCGCCTATATCGACTATAACGCCGTTTTCAATACGGTATACCGAATTTGCAGCTGTAGGCTCATCAAGAATTTTTGTAACGTTAAAACCGGCTCCTTCTGCAACATAACGATGCGCTCTTGCGCTGTTCCCCGTTCCCGGGGGCATAGCTATGGCACATTCATGCAGTTCAGTGTCTAGGCGTTTCTCAATTTTGGCTTTTAGCTTCTTGACGATATTCAGAGCACCTGAATAATCTATCAAGACCCCGTCTCTGAGTACTTCCGCAACTTGTGTTTCACATGCCAGAGGATTGTCGTCTTCATCCAGCACTACCAACACAATCGTTGCAGTTCCTAAATCTAATCCGGTTTTGTAAATCTGACCTTTTGGTTTAAAGGTCTTCTTTTCTGATGAACCTACTGTATCCATATACTTGTTTATTCTTTTTAAATCGAGCATCTGGCACTTCCTGTCCAAATTATTTAATAACTCTGCCAAGTGTAAATCCACTCACGTTTGCCGCGTTGGCTTCATCAACATCAATGTGCATACGATAGTTGTACTGATCACTGACGCGGAGGAGCACTTCTTTCAGTACAACCGGCCTGTCCGTGAAAACTTCCACATCAACTATGTCTCCGTCTTTCAGTCCATGCTTATTTGCAAAAGTAGCAGGGACATGAATGTGTCTTTTAGCTATGATTGCTCCCTGAGATATTGTAACCTGGCCCTTTGGTCCCTCGATTATGATATCAGCTGAACCTTCCAAATCGCCGGAGTCTCTTATTGGAGCAGTAATGCCCAGTGCAAAAGTATCTCCTCTTGAAAGTTCTATCTGAGTGCGAGAGCGTTCGGGACCCAGCACGGCCGTGTTCGGGAATTTCCCCTTCGGGCCGATTACAGTTACTCTCTCTTCACAGAGAAACTGTCCGGGCTGCGACAATTCTCTTACCGGGGTAAGAGTTGCACCCTCTCCAAAAAGCTTGGCAACATCAGGAGCAGACAAATGCACGTGACGAGCAGAGACTTCAACCTGCACAAACCCTGAATTTTCCATCGCCAGAAGGACTGCTGAAACTATATCCTGCATATTAGTCTCTCCTTCATTTTAAATCTCACTTGTACTCTCCGGCCAAATATTTTGACATCATAATATGTATTGCGCTGGAGAGTCTATTTAGTGTTTCTACAATATCGAGACGCTCATAGATATTTCTTATTCTGTAAGCGCGGGTGGCTGAAACTTCTACCTCTCGCACTGCCGAGCGAATCTGATTTAATAAAGCATACGCTTTGCCTAATTGATAGCCTGGCAGGACCATCTGTTTAACAGAGAAATATTTCATTGGATTATGAGACATCTCACGCAGCTCTTTGTGTGTGTAGCCGATGATGGTCTCATTAACGAGCGGTTCGCCCAAAACATCACAACGCATAATTTCTCGGAGTATGTGAAGCACATCGTCGAGGTCGCTCATGAGCTTCGCGTTGCCGCAACACTCACTTATCAAAACTTGATTCAGAACAACCAGAGACTGAATACTGTCCAGTTTTCCTCTGAACCTTATCCTGGCATGATCCTTTACGACCAACTTGTTGCCGATGAGCTGTGTCATATGCTCCGGCTTCTCTGAATAAAAAGCCCCGCTTTCGTAATCGATATACACAGAAGGACGCTCGTAATCGCCTACAGCTGCGCTAGGCGCTTGCTGCATGTCAGCTTGCGCCTGCGGCTGCATCCGAGAAACTTGAGTCTCATTTGCCTCAGGAGCCGGACTATACTTTCCGCCCCTTGATTCTGTGACTATCTTTATTTTTTGCTGGTGAAGGTATTCGCGAGCCGCAGGAGAGAGCATCTTCCCTTTAGGTACAAAGTAAGAAGAAGGCTCCTCCTTCGCTCGAAATTCATCACGCAATGCCGCTTCTGTGATAACCCTCAATAAGACTCACCCCTCTCGGGTCGG
Encoded proteins:
- a CDS encoding DUF861 domain-containing protein; this translates as MNRSEQLIRDIVTQVLNESMGKQEQDFVKKKDPSGVILIKSDTVKCERFEQDGVALKDVVTLEEAPRMGAGIMELDNTSFEWTLTYDEYDVVLSGVLEIVVDGRIVTGYPGDIIYIPKNTKIHFQTPSHARYAYFVYPANWGELI
- the pduL gene encoding phosphate propanoyltransferase; this encodes MQDIVSAVLLAMENSGFVQVEVSARHVHLSAPDVAKLFGEGATLTPVRELSQPGQFLCEERVTVIGPKGKFPNTAVLGPERSRTQIELSRGDTFALGITAPIRDSGDLEGSADIIIEGPKGQVTISQGAIIAKRHIHVPATFANKHGLKDGDIVDVEVFTDRPVVLKEVLLRVSDQYNYRMHIDVDEANAANVSGFTLGRVIK
- a CDS encoding BMC domain-containing protein, with product MRHAIGMVELNSIARGIETCDFMVKAAQVELLRASTICPGKYVVIVGGGVGDVTASMREGTAHAAEHLVDKLLISNVHEQLIPAVSMTTQVTQLGAVGVLEFYSVASAILAADTAAKAAQITLIEVRIGFAVGGKGYVTLTGDVGAVRAAVTAASKDAELLVSTAVIPRPSPYLLDSLL
- a CDS encoding EutN/CcmL family microcompartment protein, with product MRVAKVIGNIWATRKEPKLASLKMLLLQPINIASGSSDGVPIVATDMIGAGVGETVIFVTGSSARSATGDRSNPVDASVIAIVDDHEVDESVI
- a CDS encoding ATP-binding protein codes for the protein MRVITEAALRDEFRAKEEPSSYFVPKGKMLSPAAREYLHQQKIKIVTESRGGKYSPAPEANETQVSRMQPQAQADMQQAPSAAVGDYERPSVYIDYESGAFYSEKPEHMTQLIGNKLVVKDHARIRFRGKLDSIQSLVVLNQVLISECCGNAKLMSDLDDVLHILREIMRCDVLGEPLVNETIIGYTHKELREMSHNPMKYFSVKQMVLPGYQLGKAYALLNQIRSAVREVEVSATRAYRIRNIYERLDIVETLNRLSSAIHIMMSKYLAGEYK
- a CDS encoding proton-conducting membrane transporter is translated as MNLIEKVKSAGIVGAGGAGFPTDVKLNAKAEYFILNAAECEPLIETDKYLCREFADEVVAGTVMAAEQIGATKIVFAIKGKYKAEIAALEAAIKKAGAKIEISKMPTFYPAGDEQTIVEFVTGRVVPERGLPLNVGTVVNNVGTMLNLYEAVTQDKPVIDKYLSITGEVAKTIMLNVPIGTSLRECIEKADPLIKDYAIIVGGPMMGQVISDKEGIDKAVVTKTTGNVIVLSPTHYLVTWAADPIEKFRHQTRSACIQCRMCTDLCPRYLLGHDIQPHLVMRNFWREDIIKDDEEYIRSFGSALNCCDCRICEVFSCPMLLSPAKVNSYFKGKIREKGLDKARNNEPKTRDGLDGRRVPTSRLVARLGLTKYYYNKLQDGCISITPETVFIPFSQHIGRPALSQIKAGDTVEKGQLIAAAQEGISANIHSSVSGTVKEVSAQGALIHSKGGR
- a CDS encoding ethanolamine utilization protein EutH → MFNELIENITNFSVFTESFGEWISNISVNSVILMIMMIFMLVGAIDKIRGNKLGYGEEFDNGFEAMGPLAIAMAGVVAAAPVLAIILKPIIVPIYGLLGADPSMFATTLLACDMGGYPLAMELASDASVGNFAGLILGTMMGPTIVFTIPVALSIIKPEDRPYLGAGVLAGLITIPLGCIAGGLVMNLTPYKISMATVLVNLIPVIIIAGAICVGLWFVPDRMIRGFNKFGTAVTVLITIFTAIAVFEYITGIHFPLFDIMVDPEKNNGVIPLEEGLLICGQIAVVLIGAFPMVKWITRTFGTALEKVGGLLGMNEEGSAGLVATLANNIAMFNILDKMNAKGKLINVAFAVSAAFVFGDHLGFTAGANAEMIFPVVVGKLVAGITAVILSLILAPMLLSKVESSVKNSK
- the eutJ gene encoding ethanolamine utilization protein EutJ translates to MLDLKRINKYMDTVGSSEKKTFKPKGQIYKTGLDLGTATIVLVVLDEDDNPLACETQVAEVLRDGVLIDYSGALNIVKKLKAKIEKRLDTELHECAIAMPPGTGNSARAHRYVAEGAGFNVTKILDEPTAANSVYRIENGVIVDIGGGTTGLSVIKDGAVTEIYDEATGGTHLNLVLAGNYKITVAEAEKIKRTRSRHGEIFPIVRPVLEKMATIVDRHVNKDEVEAIYLCGGTCRIDGIEQVFEAVTGIKTYRPKDPFLVTSAGIAMNCKNLS